A window from Triticum aestivum cultivar Chinese Spring chromosome 6D, IWGSC CS RefSeq v2.1, whole genome shotgun sequence encodes these proteins:
- the LOC123141607 gene encoding protein enabled homolog: MPEKPPPLGRRPTASASWVRSLHCKSMAADDVAANVAALPKKSHLLLPSSCASSGDAQGDVSSCKPKLKSSSKTSSGTKKPKAAKPTSVPPSPPPGPLGPLPALTELPAGHSSRQVVEIIFLSSWSPLPPAPAAAAGGAFAGEVEMLFRVHNQARAVARFEDYRAAVRARAGGASRSAADGNEMMRFSPAPPHGSSSSDSASLRVVRTFDGSGGAHASGRGPETGRRAMFLCRVIAGRVAEGPCSEAAGKEYDSVRGGKGELVVFDRRAVLPCFLIIYKL, from the coding sequence ATGCCGGAGAAGCCTCCGCCGCTCGGGCGCCGTCCGACGGCCTCGGCGAGCTGGGTCCGGTCCCTTCACTGCAAGTCCATGGCGGCCGATGACGTCGCTGCCAATGTCGCGGCACTGCCAAAGAAGTCGCACCTCCTCCTCCCGTCGAGCTGCGCCAGCTCCGGCGACGCCCAAGGGGACGTCTCCTCGTGCAAGCCCAAGCTCAAATCGAGCTCGAAGACTAGTTCGGGGACCAAGAAGCCCAAGGCGGCGAAGCCGACGTCCGtgccgccgtcgcctcctcccggcccgctcggcccgctgCCGGCGCTGACCGAGCTCCCGGCGGGGCACTCCTCGCGGCAGGTGGTCGAGATCATCTTCCTCTCGTCGTGGTCTCCTctcccgccggcgccggccgcTGCTGCCGGTGGCGCGTTCGCGGGGGAGGTGGAGATGCTGTTCCGCGTCCACAACCAGGCGCGCGCCGTGGCGCGCTTCGAGGACTACCGCGCCGCCGTGCGCGCCCGGGCCGGGGGCGCCTCCCGCAGCGCCGCCGACGGCAACGAGATGATGCGCTTCTCCCCGGCCCCGCCGCACGGGAGCTCCTCCTCGGACAGCGCGTCCCTGCGCGTCGTCCGGACcttcgacggcagcggcggcgcgcaCGCCAGCGGGCGCGGGCCGGAGACCGGCCGGCGGGCCATGTTCCTGTGCAGGGTGATCGCCGGGCGGGTGGCGGAGGGGCCATGCTCCGAGGCCGCCGGCAAGGAGTACGACTCCGTCCGCGGCGGCAAGGGCGAGCTGGTGGTGTTCGATCGGCGGGCGGTGCTCCCATGCTTCCTCATCATCTACAAGCTGTAA